In Nonomuraea sp. NBC_00507, the following are encoded in one genomic region:
- a CDS encoding aconitate hydratase, with the protein MSLNVTKKLIAAHLASGELRPGEEIGLRIDQALIQDATGTMVMLELEALALDRVRTEVAVQYVDHNLLQTDERNMADHVFLRSACRRFGIWHSRPGNGVSHPTHMQHFGVPGKTLAGSDSHTCAAGSLGMLAIGVGGLEVAMAMAGEPLFVTMPEIWGVRLTGALPPWVSAKDVILEMLRRHGVRGGVHRIIEYHGPALGTLTAMDRHVIANMGAELGATTTVFPSDERVMEFLRSQGRAGDFTEILADPGAAYDLHDEIDLSTLEPLIARPGSPGNVIPVRHAAGEPVHQVVVGSSANPGLRDFAVVADILRGRQVHPQVSLDVNPTSRQILTDLTKMGAITALLEAGARIHQTGCLGCIGMGQAPAVGRNSLRTFPRNFPGRSGTHDDSVWLCSPETAAAAALTGAITDPRDLGLDPPRVHLPRTVSAGTALFEPPLPAGQAREVELSKAPSIGSLPELDPLPDSLTLPVVLTAGDDLSTDEIMPAGARALPYRSNIAALADFAFTQIDPDYPRRARDAGPHAIVAGRNYGQGSSREHAAIVPRYLGLRVVIAKSFARIHWQNLANFGVLPLEFADESDYDTFGGELHFEGLRQAVETGTELTVNGVVLRHRLSHRQRAMVLAGGWIPLLRQHASR; encoded by the coding sequence GTGAGCTTGAACGTGACGAAGAAGTTGATCGCCGCACATCTGGCGAGTGGTGAGCTGCGGCCGGGTGAGGAGATCGGGCTGCGGATCGACCAGGCGCTGATCCAGGACGCCACCGGCACGATGGTGATGCTCGAACTGGAGGCTCTCGCCCTGGACCGGGTACGCACCGAGGTGGCCGTCCAGTACGTCGATCACAACCTGCTGCAGACCGACGAGCGCAACATGGCCGACCACGTGTTCCTCCGCTCGGCCTGCCGCCGGTTCGGCATCTGGCACTCGCGCCCGGGCAACGGGGTGTCCCACCCCACCCACATGCAGCATTTCGGCGTGCCGGGCAAGACGCTCGCCGGGTCCGACTCGCACACCTGCGCGGCCGGCTCGCTCGGCATGCTGGCCATCGGCGTCGGTGGCCTGGAGGTGGCCATGGCCATGGCCGGCGAGCCGCTGTTCGTCACGATGCCCGAGATCTGGGGCGTACGGCTCACCGGCGCGCTGCCGCCGTGGGTGAGCGCCAAGGACGTGATCCTGGAAATGTTGCGCCGCCACGGCGTACGGGGCGGCGTGCACCGGATCATCGAATACCACGGGCCCGCGCTCGGCACGCTGACCGCGATGGACCGGCACGTGATCGCCAACATGGGCGCCGAGCTGGGAGCCACCACCACGGTCTTCCCCTCCGACGAACGGGTCATGGAGTTCCTGCGCTCGCAAGGCAGGGCCGGCGACTTCACCGAAATCCTGGCCGACCCCGGCGCCGCTTACGACCTGCACGACGAGATCGACCTGTCCACGCTCGAGCCGCTGATCGCCCGCCCCGGCTCGCCGGGAAACGTCATCCCCGTACGGCACGCCGCGGGCGAGCCGGTCCACCAGGTCGTCGTGGGATCCTCGGCCAACCCCGGCCTCCGCGACTTCGCGGTGGTGGCCGACATCCTGCGCGGCAGGCAGGTGCACCCCCAGGTATCCCTGGACGTGAACCCCACCTCCCGGCAGATCCTCACCGATCTCACCAAAATGGGCGCCATCACCGCGCTCCTCGAGGCCGGTGCCCGCATTCACCAGACCGGCTGCCTAGGCTGCATCGGCATGGGCCAGGCGCCCGCCGTAGGCCGCAACAGCCTGCGCACCTTCCCCCGCAACTTCCCCGGCCGCTCGGGCACCCACGACGACTCGGTCTGGCTCTGCTCACCCGAGACCGCCGCCGCCGCAGCACTGACCGGTGCCATCACCGACCCACGCGACCTCGGCCTCGACCCTCCACGGGTACACCTGCCGCGGACGGTCAGCGCCGGCACGGCCCTCTTTGAACCGCCGCTGCCGGCCGGCCAGGCACGCGAGGTGGAGCTCAGCAAGGCCCCGAGCATCGGCTCGCTGCCCGAGCTCGACCCGCTGCCCGACTCCCTCACCCTGCCGGTCGTGCTCACGGCCGGCGACGACCTGTCCACCGACGAGATCATGCCGGCCGGCGCCCGGGCGCTGCCCTACCGCAGCAACATCGCGGCGCTGGCCGACTTCGCCTTCACCCAGATCGACCCGGACTATCCGCGGCGGGCCCGCGACGCGGGCCCGCACGCCATCGTCGCCGGCCGCAACTACGGCCAGGGCTCCTCACGCGAGCACGCCGCCATCGTGCCCCGCTACCTGGGACTCCGCGTCGTCATCGCCAAGTCCTTCGCCCGCATCCACTGGCAGAACCTGGCCAACTTCGGCGTGCTGCCGCTGGAATTCGCCGACGAATCCGACTACGACACCTTCGGGGGCGAACTCCATTTCGAAGGCCTGCGCCAGGCCGTCGAGACCGGCACCGAACTGACCGTGAACGGCGTGGTCCTCCGGCACCGCCTCTCCCACCGCCAGCGCGCCATGGTCCTGGCCGGCGGCTGGATCCCTTTGCTGAGACAGCATGCATCGAGGTAG